The Nitrosopumilus cobalaminigenes genome contains a region encoding:
- a CDS encoding class I SAM-dependent methyltransferase, whose translation MGFFDTEKGVEEYVKMAEGFDGTELIKILQKFLPENSSVLEIGMGPGKDLDMLSKTYAVTGSDNSQIFLDRYKKQNQNVDLLKLDAVTLSTDRTFDCIYSNKVLHHLKTDDLKISLKKQKEILNPNGILFHSFWKGDKTENMEGLLFVYYELYSLKELFEPDFEILELKIYTEDQKDDSIYAILRRK comes from the coding sequence ATGGGATTTTTTGATACAGAAAAAGGGGTAGAAGAATATGTAAAAATGGCAGAAGGATTTGATGGAACAGAACTAATCAAAATTTTACAAAAATTCCTTCCTGAAAACTCATCTGTATTGGAGATTGGAATGGGTCCTGGAAAAGATTTGGACATGTTGAGTAAAACTTATGCTGTTACAGGCTCTGATAACTCACAAATCTTCTTAGATAGATACAAAAAACAAAATCAAAATGTTGACTTGCTAAAACTCGATGCAGTAACACTTTCAACTGATAGAACATTTGATTGCATTTACTCTAACAAGGTTTTACATCATCTAAAAACTGATGATTTGAAAATATCTCTAAAAAAACAAAAAGAAATTCTTAATCCTAACGGAATCCTGTTTCATTCTTTTTGGAAAGGTGACAAAACTGAGAATATGGAAGGATTGTTGTTTGTTTATTATGAGTTGTATTCATTGAAAGAACTTTTTGAGCCTGATTTTGAAATATTAGAATTGAAAATTTACACTGAGGATCAAAAAGATGACTCTATCTATGCAATTTTGAGAAGAAAATAA